The window CCCTCGTCTTCAAGCCCTCGCCGCGGCGGGCCGCGGCCAGTGCGTCCGCCGTCCGGGCCAGCGGGTACGCGGCGCCGTGCAGCAGCTGCACCGGCAGCCGGCCGGCGGCCAGCAGCCTGGCGGCCCGGCCGAAGCTGTGCCGAACCGAATTGACCCCGACCACGGTCAGCTCCCGGGCCACGATGTCGAACGGCTCGAACTCGAAGCTCGCGCCCGGCCCGCTCACCCCGAGCAGGCCGATCCGGGCGGTGCGGCGGGCGTACCGGAAGGCGTCGGCGATGGCCCGCGGGCTGCCGGTCGCGTCCACCAGCACGCCCCAGCCGCCCTGGTCCAGCTCCGCCGCTGCGGTGCCGGTACGCCGCGCCCCGAACGCCGCCGCGGTGGGCAGCCGGTCCCGGTTGCGGTCCACCACGTCCACCTCGGCCCCGGCCCGGTCCAGCAGCGCGGCGGTGAGCAGCCCGATCGGGCCGGCCCCGAACACCAGAGCCGGCTCGCCGAGCACCGGGCCGAGCCGGTCCAGGCCGTGCAGCACGCAGGACAGCGGCTCGACCAGGCTGCCCAGCTCGGGGATGAGGCCGTCGGGCAGCGGCTCGCAGCGGGCGCCGGTCACCGCGACGTACTCGGCCAGCGCGCCGGGGGCGGTGGTGCCGAGGCCGCCGCCGCGCAGGCACATGTTGGTCCAGCCGGCCCGGCAGCGGTCGCAGGCGTCGCAGTAGTCCATCGGGTCGACGGCGACCGCGGTGCCGACCGTGAGATCCCGGACGGCCCGGCCGACCGCGACCACGGTGCCGGTGAACTCGTGCCCGGGGATCACCGGGTAGCGAACAACGCCGTAGTCGCCGTCCAGCACGTGCAGGTCGGTGCCGCAGATCCCGCAGGTGTGCACCCGTACCACCACCTGGTGGTCCAGCGGGGCCGGGTCGGGCAGCTCGGTGATCGCCAGCCTGCCGGGCGCGGCGACGACCGCAGCCTTCACCGGGCCACCGCCGCAGTCCAGAAGTCCGCGAGGTCGGTGTCGGCGCCCAGCTCCTTGATCGCGGCGGCGGCCCGGCGGGGGTCGGGGTCGGCGAAGACGAGCGAGCCGGGGATCACCCCGTCGGCGCCGGCCCGCGCCAGCCGGGGGACGGTGTGCCGGCGGATGCCGCCGTCCACCACCAGGTCGCCGGTCCAGCCGGCGGCGGCCCGGGCGGCGGTCAGCGCGGTCACCCGCTCCGGGGCGGCCGGATCGAGGTCGCGGCCCTTCACGCCGGTCTCGGTGCCCATCACCAGCACCCGGTCCAGCGCGCCGAGCCGGTCGGCGGCGACGGGGACCGGCTCGTGCAGCTCCAGGCCGAGGCCGGCCGCGCAGCCGGTGTCCCGGATGCCGGCCAGGGTGGCGTCGACGTCCGGGCAGGGCGCGGACTGGACGGTGATCACGTCGGCGCCGGCGGCGGCGAACCGGGGCACCCAGAAGTCCGGGTCGGTGACGTTGAGGTGTACGTCCACGGTCCGCCCGGTCCGGCGCCGCAGGGCGGCGACCAGGTCGGGGCCGTAGAGCAGCTCGGCGACGTCGTGGCCGTCGAAGACGTCGACGTGAAAGCCGTCGACGAGATCGTCCACCAGGTCGACCGCCCGGCCCAGGTCGAGCTGGTCGGCCGACCAGAGCGACACGAACTGCTTCATCTCCACCGCCTCGTCGAGGTGCTTGCGGGCCGCCTCGGCACCATGACACCATCAATGCAGTCTGTAAACAAAAAACTGTCAGGAGTCTCGTGGTTGCGGTCGGCGTGGACATCGGCGGCAGCAAGGTCGCCGCCGCCGCGCTGACCGGTCCGGCCCGCAGCTGGCGGGAGCACGGGCTGCGCCCGGACACGGCCACCACCGCCGGGGTGGTCGCCGCGATCCGCGCTGCCGCGCTCGCCGTGGCGGGCGGTGACCCCGTCGACGCGGTCGGGCTGTCGGTCGCCGGCTGGCTGTCCGCCGACCGCCGCCGGGTCGTGCACGCGGCCAACCTCGGCCTCCGCGACGTCCCGCTCCCCGACCTGGTCGCCGCCGCCCTCGACTGCCCGGTGGTGATGGAGAACGACGGCAACGCCGCCGCCGTCGCCGAAGCCGTCCGCGCCGCCGCCGACGCAGTGGCCGCCGGTCGTACGGGCGCCGGGACCGTGGTCGTGCTGGCGCTGGGAACCGGGGTGGGCGGCGGGGTGGTGCTGCCGGGCGGGACGGTGCTGACCGGGGACGGTGGGCTGGCCGGGGAGCTGGGGCACCTGCCGGTGCCGGGGGACGGCCGGCCGTGCGTGTGCGGCGGCCTGGACTGCCTGGAGCTCTACGCGAGCGGCCCGGGGCTGGCGGCCGCGGCCGGTACCCCGGACGCGCGGGCGGCGGTCGCCGCGGCCGGACGGGGTGACCCCCGGGCGGCCGCGGCGCTGCGTGCCGCCGCGGCCGCCCTGGCGGCTGCCGTCCGCATCCTGCAGCCGGTGCTCGACCCGGCCCGGGTGGTGCTCGCCGGCAGCGTCGCCGAAGGCGCCGGACCGCCGCTGCGGGACGCGGTGACCGCCGCCCTGGCCGGCCCCGGCCCGCTGGCCGCGGTGGCCGCACCGCCGGAGATCTCGCTCAGCACCCTCGGCCCGTACGCCTGCGCGATCGGCGCAGCCGAGCTGGCCGCCGGCCGGAAGAGAAGAGGACTGCTCCGTGCCTGACCCCGCGCCGCTCCGCATCGGCGTCATCGGCTGCGGCCGCATCGCCCAGGTGGTGCACCTGCCGGCTATCGCCAAGTCCCTCGCGGTCGAGCTGGTCGCGGTGAGCGACCCGAGCCCGACCCTGTCGGGCGGCGTCGGCGCCCGGTACGGCGTACCCGGGCTGACCGACACCGCCGAGCTGTTGGCCGCCGACCTGGCCGCCGTGCTCATCGCGGTGCCGGACCGGCTGCATCTGCTGCTGGGCGGGGCGGCGCTGGCCGCCGGCCGGCACGTGCTGCTGGAGAAGCCGTCCGCGGCCACCGCCGAGGAGGGCCTGCAGCTGGCCGAGGCGGCCGACAAGGCCGGTCGGACCCTGCAGATCGGGGCGATGCGCCGGCACGACCCGGCGCTGCGCTGGGCCCGGGACCGGGTGCCGGAGCTGGGCGAGCTGCTGGTGGCCGACTTCGCCTACCGGCTGCCGACGAAGCTGCGGGCCAGCACCGAGGCCACCCTGTTCCCGGCCATGGTGGTGGACGAGACGGTCCGGGCCACCGAGGCGACCTTCAAGGTGGACCGGCCGGCCTACCTGCTGCGCACCCACGGCGCGCACGTCTTCGACGCGGTCCGGTTCTTCCTCGGCGAGGTCACCGAGGTGCGGGCCCAACTGGCTCAGCACGGCCCGGACCTGCACTGGCAGGTGACCCTGGGCACCGAGCGGGGGCTGGCCGCGGTCGCGATCACCGCCAACACCCACTCCGACTACGCCGAGCACGTCACCCTGTACGGCGCGGGTGGCGAGCTGCGGATCGAGTCGTACTTCCCGTTCTACCGGCGGTCCAGCACTGTCGCAGTATTCGCCGAGGACGAGCAGCTGTGGCGGTCGCCCGAACTGGGAGCGGTGGACCCGTACCAGCGGCAGCTGGAGGCCTTCGCCGACGCGGTCCGGACCGGCCGGCCGGCCGAGCCGGACGGCTGGGACGGGCTGGCCGCGCTGCGGGTGATCGAAGCTACCGCGGCCAGCGTCGCGGCCGGCGGCGACCCGGTCCGGCCGTGACGGACCGGGTCGGCGTCTTCGCCCGCAGCTTCATCCGGGACAGCGCTGGTGCGGTGGCCGACGCCGTCGTCGCGGCCGGCTACGACACCGTGCAGCTCAACCTGTCCAGCGTCGGGCTGCCGACGGTCCCGGCCGACCCCGACGGGCTCGACCTGGCCGGGATTGCGGCCGCCTTCGCCGACCGCGGGGTGTCGGTATGGGGCGTGTCGGTCACCTACAACGCGATCGACCCGGACCCGGACCGGCGGCGGGAGCTGACCGCGCGGGCGGCCCGGTTCCTGGCCCGGGTGCCGGAGCTGGGCGCCGGGTTCGCCACCCTGTGCACCGGCACCCGCGACCCGGAGAACATGTGGCGCCGGCACCCGGACAACGACACCCCGGCCGCCTGGCGGGACCTGCGGGCCACCCTCGACGTGCTGCTGGCCGCCGCATCCGCCGCCGGCATCCGGCTCGGGGTGGAGCCGGAGGGGGCGAACGTGATCGCCGACGCCGCCCGCGCCGTCCGGCTGCTGGCCGAGCTGGGCCCGGACGCCGGGCTGGTCGGCATCGTGCTCGACCCGGCCAACCTGGTCACGCCCGAGCAGGCCGCCGACCAGCGGAAGATCCTCACCACGGCGGCGGAGACGCTGGCCGGCTCGGTGGTCTGCCTGCACGCCAAGGACGTCACCCCGGGCGGCTACGCGGCGGTGGGGGAGGGGTTGCTGGACTACGAGCTTGTCCTGGCGCTGCGGGCCGGGCTGCCGGTCGCGGTGCCGGTGGTGGTGCAGGACGTCACCGAGGCCGACGCGCGTCGGGTCAGGGATTTCCTCGCCGCCGGCCTGACCCGCCACCCGTGGCGGCCCGGGTGACCTGGCGGGCCGAGCCTGGCGATCCCTCGGACTCGACCGATCCGGCCGGCGGGGCGGGCGGGTCGGCGGAGGAGTTCGCGGCCGCGGCGGCGTACCGGTGGGAGCGCGGGTCAGGAGGGCGGTCGCCGGTCCTGATGTTGCACGGGCTCGGCGGCGACGCCGGCCAGCTGTGGCCGGTGGCCGGGACAGACGGCCGGGCCGACCGGTTGGCGCCGGACCTGCGCGGGCACGGCTGCACCGGCCTGGTCGGCGACCCGGCCGACCTCACCTTCCCCGGCATGGCCGCGGACGTGGCCGCGCTGCTGCGCCGGCTGCATTTCGGGCCGGCCGCGGTTGTCGGGGTGTCCATGGGCGCCGGTGTCGCGGCGGCGCTCGCGTTGCGGGAGCCGGCCGTGGTCCGGTCGTTGCTGCTGATCCGGCCGGCCTGGGGCGAGACCGTGCCGCCCCCGAATCTGCGGCCGCTGCTCGCGGTCGCCGACTGCCTGCGCCGGTACGGCGCCGCCGGCCGGGGCCGGTTCGCCCGGACCGGCACGTACACGGAGGTGGCGGCCCGCTCGCCGACCGCGGCGGCCAGCCTGCTGGCCCAGTTCGACGCTGCCGACGCGGCCCGGCGCAGCGTCCGGCTGGCCCGGATGCCGTGGTCGGCGCCGTTCCGGTCATACCGGGAGCTGGCCGGTGTCACGGTGCCCACCCTGGTCGTCGGGGCGCCCCGGGACCCCCTGCACCCGCTCGCGCTGGCCGAGCAATGGGCGGCAGCAGTCCCCGGCGCGGTGCTGCGCACCGTGCCGGCAAGGGACGACGATCCGATCGGCCATCGGGCCAGGCTGGCCGAGCTGGCGGCCGACTTCGGGTCCTGACGCCAGCCAGCCGCAGTGGATTTGCCCGCCCTCGCCCCACCGTCCTTGTCCCGGACCCCGGCGCGCCCGAAGCGAACCTGGTTCGCCTGGCGCAGGACGTACCGGTCCTCGACGATCATGACAACGAGGATTACCTCGCCTCCGTCTCCATGGCGCAGTACTGCAAGAACATCGGGATCGCGAATCTGCTCTCCCAGATCGACTTCCGGCCCGGACCAGTGGGATCGGGGCCATTGGCGGCGCCGGCCAAGTTGCGCTGGGCGCCCGGCGCTACGGCCTGTACAGCTCTCCGGTGTCGATCCGCACGGCAAGCCACGACCTCCGGCACGTTGCTCGGGCGCAGGGGAGCCAACATCCGGCCGTGCCGCTCGACGTCGCGGACCGCGGCCAGATCGCTGCCTGTCCACCTGAGAATTCGCCCGCTTCGCCGAGGATCGTCAGGGTGTCTTCTCAGCGCGCTGGTCCCTCTCGGCCGCGGCATGTCCATCGTCGAGAACGAGTCGCACACCGAGACGCAGCGCCGCGCGGGCGTCGCACACGAGATTGCCCAACTCCTGTGGGAGCACGAGTTCACCGAGGTCCTGGTGAACCTTGACGGCTGCCGCGCTGCCGGGCCGGAGGTCGAGGCAGAGGCCGATCGGCTGGCTGGCGAGCTCCTTATCCGTTCGCCGCACCGTCGTGGCCGGGCGCGCCGATTCGTGGAAGCTGTCCAGCTTAGGTCAGGTCCGACCCACAATGTGACGCGTGGTTGTCCGCAGCGGCGTACCGCTCGACGAGTGCACGGTCGGCGTCGTCGAGGTCGTGCAGGCGCAGGGCGGGGTGCCCGGCGTCGATGTCGAATATGGCCTGAACCTGCGGGTCGTCCCAGATGGTGGCCATGGCTGTCTCCAGCGCATGATCTCGTCGAAGTCGAGCAGGGGTTCGGTGCGGTCATCGATGGTGTCGAGGAGGTCGGCGAGATCAGTCTCGGTGTTCAAGCGGAATGGGTCGCCGGTTACGCCGTGGTCGGACAGGAACTTGCGGGCGATCGACGCCTCGCCGGTGAACTCGGTCAGCAGACCCCGGGCGAACGGGGGCACGTTGGTCAGAACCGCTGGACCCATCGTCAGATGCAGGGTGATGGTCAGGCCGCGGCCAGGGCTTTCCGTAACCGCCATTCGGCTTTGAGCTCGGGTGCGGTCGAAGGCGTTGGCAGCGGACAGCGCATCCCAGGCTCGGGTCGGGTCTACGCCGCGCAGGGCACCGGTCGAGATGATCAGCCGGGTGGGTCCTGACGTGTGGGCCGCAAGGATGGTGACGAAGAAGGGGTCGTCGCGGTAGAGCAGGCCGGCACCGCGGTCGCTGACCTCCCGCCGGACCGGGCTGTTGACTCGGCGTTGACTGACGAGGACGAGCGATGGTCGCCAGAAATGAGAAGAGCCCCGCGATGGGGGCTCTGACCTGCTGGGTCTTGCTGGTCGGGGTGACAGGATTTGAACCTGCGGCCTCTTCGTCCCGAATTATGGCGCGAAGTTCGGGGCCGCTAGCCGCCGGCCATGGCTCCGACGATCAGCAAGGGCTCGGCTCCGGTGCTGACCGCGTCCGGCAGCGGGGTGTCGGGAGACTCGTGGGACAGGTCTTCCTCGCAGGCGAAGACCCGGATGAAGGGCCGACGCTTCTTGGTGACGGAGTCCCGGATCGTGCCGCGCAGCTTCGGGTACCGGGCCTCCAGCTCGTCCAAGACGGTCCGCTGGGTCGGCCGGCCTTGGACCCGGATCTCCAGCTCGCCGTCGATGCGGGCCACGGTCCGCAGGTGGGCCGGCAGGCGAACCCGGACGGCCGTCGTGTCCGGTGCGGTCATGGCAGGGTCTGGACTTCGACCGACAGCACGGCCGGGAGGTCCCGCACGATCGGTGCCCAGCTGTCCCCATCGTCGGCCGACGCGTAGACCTGGCCGCCGGTCGTGCCGAAATACACCCCGCACCGGTCCAGCGAGTCGACGGCCATCGCGTCGCGCAGCACGTTCACGTAGCAGTTGCTCTGCGGCAGGCCCTGGGTGAGCGGCTCCCACTCGTTGCCGCCCGTGCGGCTGCGGTAGACCCGGAGCCTGCCATCCGGCGGGAAGTGCTGCGAGTCGCTCTTGATGGGGACGACGTATACCGTGTCGGGCTCGTGCGGATGGACCGCGATCGGAAACCCGAAGTCGCTGGGCAGGTCGCCGCTGATCTCGTGCCATGACTCGCCGGCGTCGTCGCTGCGCATGACGTCCCAGTGCTTCTGCATGAACAGGACCTCCGGACGGGACGGGTGTATCGCGATCCGGTGCACGCAGTGGCCGACCTCCGCGTCGGGGTCCGGGATGCCGTCGGAACGCAGGCCGCGGTTGATCGGCCGCCAGGTCACGCCGCCGTCGTCGGTTCGGAACGCGCCGGCCGCGGAGATCGCGACAAAGATCCGCTGCGGGTCGACTGGGTCCAGCACGATCGTGTGCAGGCACATCCCGCCGGCGCCGGGCTGCCACGCCGGTCCCGAGCCGTGGCCGCGCAGCCCGGGCAGTTCCTGCCACTCGTGCCCGCCGTCCACCGAGCGGAACAAGGCCGCGTCCTCGACGCCGGCGTAGACCGTATCCGGATCGGTCCGCGACGGTTCAAGATGCCAGACGCGCGCGAATTCCCACGGATGTGGCGTCCCGTCGTACCACTGGTGCGTGCCGGGGACGCCGTCGTACTCGAACCGGCTACCCACCTGCTCCCACGTCGTGCCGCCGTCGTCCGAGCGCTGGATGAGCTGGCCGAACCAGCCCGACGACTGCGATGCGTAGAGCCGGCCCGGGTCGGCCGGGGAGCCGGCGACGTGGTAGATCTCCCAGCCCGGGAAGAGAGGCCCGCTGACGTCCCAACGCTCCCGTTCGGCGTCCGCCGTTAATACGAACGCGCCCTTGCGTGTGCCCACCAGCACCCGTACGCCGCTCATCTCGACTCCCTTCGCAGGTTCGGGACCATAGCGCTGGCGACCGACATCGCGCCCATCCCGCCCGGTCGGGCTGACCGGCCCCGCCGCCGGCGCGGCCGCGTCCCGACGGCCGTCCAAATCGGCTGGGTCCGGCCGTCGAGGCGCAGGGTGACGCGGCGGCCGGCGTGTTGAATCCGGTGGGGTGGGTCGTCCGGCAGCACTCGGCGCCCGGTGGTGGGCCGACCGGGCGAGAGCCGGTTTGGGCGCGGAGCCGGGCGAGGTCGGCGGTGTTCACCGCGACGGCACCGACTTCGTCCAGCCACCATCACCGTGCCCGTTGCCGAGGGTGGATTCCTTCCCGGCCGCAGGACCTAACACGTTTGCGAAGCGTTCGCAACGGCCGCCGTCCATGCACGCTTATGGCCGATATGAGGGCCTACCCGCGACCGGCTCTGGGGCAGGTGGAGCGTCCAGCGGTCACGACTCAATCCAGACGGTCTTGCCGCGGGCGTGGCGTTCCACACCCCACTGCAGGCCGCTGCCGTCCACAATCGCCAGGCCGCGGCCGGACGTCGCGTCGGCGGGAGCCAGGCAGGGCTGCGGCATGCGGGTGTTGCCGTCGCTGACCTCGACACGATCCGGTGCGGGTCAATGAGCACGCGGACAGTGAATTCGGTTCGAGCGTGCAACACCGCGTTGGCCGCCAGCTCGTTCGCGGCCATGATCCGTATGTACACGACGTCGCCGCCGGCCGGCCCGGCCTCGATTTCCCGGAGCGCTCGCCGTATGAAACGGCGGGTAGCAGAGACCGTTTGCGGATCCGGGCGGAAGCGCTCGGCAACGACGTCGTCCGTATGCACGCAGTGTGGCTACCCATTCCCATTCGTTGCACACGACGGCGCCGTCGTGTGCTCGCGCCGAGCACAGCCGTCCCGGTCGGTCAGGACCCGAATGCGTGCACAAGCGCCCCTGCTGCGGCTCGGCAGGTGTCGCGGGACCGCCGGGCGGGGCGCCGACGTCGGACACTCCGACTGAGGACCGTCCATGCCTGTTCCGGCCGAGGCAAGGATCCAGTCACCAAGGTTGTCCCGGCCCGGACTCACCCGCATCAAGAGCGGAGTTTCTCGTACTGTTCCGGGGGGAGCGATGCCCGGCAGGGGATCAGTGATGCGGAGCGTGCTGTCGACGCGCTGCTGGCGGACGCGCATCTGGCCGCGCCGTACCAGCTCCCGGGGTTGGTCGCGCGGCACGCGGCGACGCTGGGCGCGGACGACGCGACGGTGTATCTCGTCGATCTGCAGCAGCGGGTTCTGGTTCCGTTCCTCGATCCGCGCGGCCCCGGTGTCGGACGGCAGGTGGAGACGCTCAGCGTCGACGCCACACTTCCAGGACGGGCTTTCCAGCACGTCGAGGTGTTGACGCAGGGCGCCCCCGACGGCCGTCTGCGGGTGTGGCTTCCGCTGCTGGACGGCATCGAGCGGCTCGGCGTGCTCGGCGTGACGGTGAACGCCGCGGTGGAACCGAAGATCGCCACCGGCCTGATCGGCGTCCGGCTGCGCCGCTTCGCGGCACTGGTCACCGAACTGATCATGACCAAGATGGTGTACGGGGACACCATGGTGCGGCTGCGCCGGCAGTCGGAAATGGGCCTGGCCGCGGAGATGCAATGGTCACTGCTGCCACCGCTGACCTTCGCCTGCGACGAGGTCACCATCGCCGCCGCTCTGGAGCCGGCCTATCAGGTCGCGGGGGACACCGTCGACTACGCCGTGGACCCGGGCTGGACGCGGGTCGCCGTCTTCGATGGCATGGGGCATGGCTTGCGCAGCGCCCAGCTCGCGGCGTTGGCCGTCGCGGCGTACCGCAACGGTCGGCGCGCCGACAGGTCATTGACCGACACCGCCACGCTCATCCACGACGCGCTGATCGAGGCGTTCGGCGGCACCGCCTTCGCCACCGCCGTGCTGGCGGAACTCGACACCGACACCGGCATGCTGAGCTGGATCAACGCCGGGCATCCCGAACCGCTGCTGCTGCGGAACGGCAGGCTGGTCAGATCTCTGCACAGCCGCCCCACGCTGCCACTTGGCCTGGCCGTCACGGGGCGACCTGACACCACCATCACCGTTGGCCGGGAGCAGCTCCAACCCGATGACCGGGTTCTGTTCTACACCGACGGAGTGACCGAAGCCCGCTCCCCGACCGGTGTCTTCTTCGGCGAGCAGGCATTGGTGGACCTGCTCCGGCGAAACTTCGCCGCCGGCCTTCCCGCCCCGGAAACCATGCGGCGCGTCGTCCACGCCTTGCTCGACCACCAGGAGGGCCAGCTCACCGACGACGCCACGCTCCTGCTTCTGGAGTGGAGAAACACCAACACCGACGCGCTCCTGCCGTAGAGGCGGCATGACGCGCCCGGAAAGGCCGGATCTCGCCGGGCTCATGATGGCGATGACCTACAAGTGCGGTGGCAGCTGGTATCGGGACGATCCCGAGCGGCCGCGATCGCCCACGGGGTCACCTTCGAATCCCAGGGAAGGCCGTAGCGCAGCGACCAGCGGACCGCGACCGTGATCACCTCCGGCGAGCTGGCGGGTGCCTCCTGCAACGCGGGCCCCTCGGCGCCAGAAGCGGGCTGGGGCGCTCCTGGCCGGCGCGCTCGGTTGGCGTCGGCTTCTGAGCCGGCTGGGGCGCTGTGGTCACGCGCTTCGCGACTTCTTGCTGATCGCGGTGAACCGTTCCGCGCGCGGGATGTCGATCAAGGCGGCCTGCAGGAAGTCGAGCAGGGCGCGTGTCGCATCCGGTGATGTACCGCGAGCGTCCAGCATGTCGACCAGCCAGTTGACGTGCTCCTGGAACAGTCGTGGGTCGTCCACGAAGAGGCTCGCCGCGAGGACGTCCACCAGTTGAGCGCTGACCTGTCGGATCGACGGGCGTGGCCGGGTGGCGGCCGCGGCCGGTGCCATCGATCCCTCTGACGGAACCGCGAGCCGGTCGACCAGCGAGCTGCGCCGGCTGATGAGATCCAGATAGTCCGCCGGGATGCCCGCGCGCTGTGCGGGAGAGGGAGCGACGCCCTCGTCGATCCACCTGCAGAGCAACGCATGCGCCGTCGCGGTGTCCCGCGCCCACGCGTTCGCCCCGACGGCGCGGGCCCGGCGTTCGTCCGTGCCGCATGCGGCCCCTCCGACGAGCGTCGGGACGCCGGCGTCGACGGCCACCTCGAGGGAGCGGGCGAGCTGGGGAAGCGCGGCCGCCGTCGTGCAGCTGAGCAGCAGAGCCGCCGGCCGTACGCGGTGCAGGAACCGCCCGAGGTGGTCGTCCGGGAGGTCGGTGCCCAGGAAGATGGCGTCCCAGCCACGGGCCCGCAAGCCCTCGGCGACCATCCGGGCGGCCATGCCATGCCACTCGCCGGACGGAGTGGTCACGCAGATGGGCGCTGGGCGCGGGACCGGGGCGGGCTGGCGCAGCGCGAGGACGCTGAGCACGATCTCGGTGATGGCGGTCGCCGCGTGCTCATCGGCGATCGTCCAGTCGGCGCGCTGGGCGCGGAGGCCGATCTCCACCTGGGCCGGCGCGAGCATCTGCTCGATGACGTCCGCCACCGGGACCGGGGCGTCCGCCGCCCGCGTGGCCACATCGATGGCAGCACCGCGATCCTGCCTCGACAAAGCCCGCAGGTAGTCTCCGGTCGCAGCGAGACACTGCATGTCAACCGACTCCCGTCAGCCCGTGAGACGACACGATCCCACGTCTACCGCCGCCGTCATATCCCGTCGGGGAGCCGGGGCGCCACGGCTCGATAAGCCGACACGCAGCCCCCGACTGAGCTCAGGGGTCCTTCTCCAGGCGCGCGCTGACGTCCAGCTCGTCCGTTGACTCGACCCGGTGCAGCGCTCGTGGTCGAAACCGCCGGGACGCCGAGGAAGGCCCGCCACCGATGCCCGGTCGGCTCGCAGGCCACCGTGACGCCGGCGAAGCCATGGGCGGCGGCCCGGTCCAGCGCGGCGCGGCGCCGAGATCCCAGGCCCGGCACCGGGACGCCTTCCGGGCCAGCCCCGTAAGCCCGGATGCACCGAACCGAATTGCTGCCGAGTCTTGTTGATCTGGGGTCGGGGTGAGCGTGGTGCGGCCGTGTGTGAGCTGCCGGTCTGCCCGGTCTTTTGGACGTCGGCAAGGTCGTGAACGGCCTCGGTCAATGGCAAGTGCTCACCAAGCTGGAGTCCATGACGGTAGCCGCCGGTTCTCGGGCAGCGCCTGCGATCCTCGGCTGTCGTGCGGTGTACCAGCGTGAGGGCGGGAGTCTGGAAACGGCAGTCCAGCTTCTCGACCGTGCGATCGGGTCAGCGCAGGTAAGCCCGGGAGCCACCCGGTGGCTCTCGTTGGAGCGAGCGCAGATACTCGTGAGGCTCGACCGGAACGACGAAGCACGCACCGCGCTGGACGATCTGGCCCGGTCCGGGTTCCCCGCCGAGCGGCTCGGATACTGGTTCGCCGTTCTCGACGAGCGAGCCGGCCGGTTCCCCGCCGTGCTCGAGTGGACCAGCGGCGACCAGGCCGACCCGGCCGTAAGCCGGGGCGCACACTCGATGGCGGCTTTCGTCCTGCTTGCCAACGGCAGATTTCCCGGAGCCCAGCGCGAATTCTGGATCACCACCACGGTCGCTGAAGCGGCAACCTCCCCGGTGATGGAGGCACTCCTGCGTGAGTACGTTTCCTGGAGCGTGTCCTGGACGGAGCCGGAGCGTGGCGCCGCGCTGGCCGCGGCGGCCCTGGAGGCGAATGAGCGGATGGGCAGCACCATCGGCATCGCGCGATCTCTGGCCCGCGCTGGCGGAGGTCGGATCCGTTCCGCTGCCCGGCGTTCTTCGGCGGACGGCCGAGAGCATCGAACTCATGCGGAGAGCGGGTTATCGATCGGACTGCGTGCATCCACTCATGGTGGAGGCCCTGGCCTTCGCCGTCGCAGGCGACATCACGGGTCTGATCGAGGCTCGGCGGCAGCTCTGTGACCTCACCACGTCGTTACGCACGCACGGCCATCTGGAGCAGATTTCCCTGTGGTGGTTGGAGGAAGTCTCCCGAGCTGCAGGATCCGATGTCACGGTGGGTGAGGTGCCGTGCGCGTGGCAGCACGAGCCCGTGCAGTGGCTCGACGGAGCGGCCGAGGCCAGGCACCAGTGGGTGGAGGTGCTGACCACGCGACCGAGGACTGCCGCCCGCTGACACCGGCCGCCGCCGAGGACATTCTCCCGCTGGTCGAGGACCTCGATCGTTGCTGACAGCCTGTGCGGGTCTACTCCGATGAGACGCGGCCCACGCCGCCCTCCTCGCCTGCCGATTACTGTGGACCGGCGAGGAGGGCAACGCTCCTTCGAGCAGAACAGGCCCTTCTCGGCCACCCACGCCGCGGTGCCCGGCCAGGATGCCCTATAGGCGAGCCTGCACCGAAGGCGATACGGCTGACAATCGCTTCGGGCGGTGC of the Mycobacteriales bacterium genome contains:
- a CDS encoding alcohol dehydrogenase catalytic domain-containing protein is translated as MKAAVVAAPGRLAITELPDPAPLDHQVVVRVHTCGICGTDLHVLDGDYGVVRYPVIPGHEFTGTVVAVGRAVRDLTVGTAVAVDPMDYCDACDRCRAGWTNMCLRGGGLGTTAPGALAEYVAVTGARCEPLPDGLIPELGSLVEPLSCVLHGLDRLGPVLGEPALVFGAGPIGLLTAALLDRAGAEVDVVDRNRDRLPTAAAFGARRTGTAAAELDQGGWGVLVDATGSPRAIADAFRYARRTARIGLLGVSGPGASFEFEPFDIVARELTVVGVNSVRHSFGRAARLLAAGRLPVQLLHGAAYPLARTADALAAARRGEGLKTRVEIT
- a CDS encoding ribulose-phosphate 3-epimerase; the encoded protein is MKQFVSLWSADQLDLGRAVDLVDDLVDGFHVDVFDGHDVAELLYGPDLVAALRRRTGRTVDVHLNVTDPDFWVPRFAAAGADVITVQSAPCPDVDATLAGIRDTGCAAGLGLELHEPVPVAADRLGALDRVLVMGTETGVKGRDLDPAAPERVTALTAARAAAGWTGDLVVDGGIRRHTVPRLARAGADGVIPGSLVFADPDPRRAAAAIKELGADTDLADFWTAAVAR
- a CDS encoding ROK family protein, with translation MVAVGVDIGGSKVAAAALTGPARSWREHGLRPDTATTAGVVAAIRAAALAVAGGDPVDAVGLSVAGWLSADRRRVVHAANLGLRDVPLPDLVAAALDCPVVMENDGNAAAVAEAVRAAADAVAAGRTGAGTVVVLALGTGVGGGVVLPGGTVLTGDGGLAGELGHLPVPGDGRPCVCGGLDCLELYASGPGLAAAAGTPDARAAVAAAGRGDPRAAAALRAAAAALAAAVRILQPVLDPARVVLAGSVAEGAGPPLRDAVTAALAGPGPLAAVAAPPEISLSTLGPYACAIGAAELAAGRKRRGLLRA
- a CDS encoding Gfo/Idh/MocA family oxidoreductase; this encodes MPDPAPLRIGVIGCGRIAQVVHLPAIAKSLAVELVAVSDPSPTLSGGVGARYGVPGLTDTAELLAADLAAVLIAVPDRLHLLLGGAALAAGRHVLLEKPSAATAEEGLQLAEAADKAGRTLQIGAMRRHDPALRWARDRVPELGELLVADFAYRLPTKLRASTEATLFPAMVVDETVRATEATFKVDRPAYLLRTHGAHVFDAVRFFLGEVTEVRAQLAQHGPDLHWQVTLGTERGLAAVAITANTHSDYAEHVTLYGAGGELRIESYFPFYRRSSTVAVFAEDEQLWRSPELGAVDPYQRQLEAFADAVRTGRPAEPDGWDGLAALRVIEATAASVAAGGDPVRP
- a CDS encoding sugar phosphate isomerase/epimerase — encoded protein: MTDRVGVFARSFIRDSAGAVADAVVAAGYDTVQLNLSSVGLPTVPADPDGLDLAGIAAAFADRGVSVWGVSVTYNAIDPDPDRRRELTARAARFLARVPELGAGFATLCTGTRDPENMWRRHPDNDTPAAWRDLRATLDVLLAAASAAGIRLGVEPEGANVIADAARAVRLLAELGPDAGLVGIVLDPANLVTPEQAADQRKILTTAAETLAGSVVCLHAKDVTPGGYAAVGEGLLDYELVLALRAGLPVAVPVVVQDVTEADARRVRDFLAAGLTRHPWRPG
- a CDS encoding alpha/beta hydrolase, which codes for MAARVTWRAEPGDPSDSTDPAGGAGGSAEEFAAAAAYRWERGSGGRSPVLMLHGLGGDAGQLWPVAGTDGRADRLAPDLRGHGCTGLVGDPADLTFPGMAADVAALLRRLHFGPAAVVGVSMGAGVAAALALREPAVVRSLLLIRPAWGETVPPPNLRPLLAVADCLRRYGAAGRGRFARTGTYTEVAARSPTAAASLLAQFDAADAARRSVRLARMPWSAPFRSYRELAGVTVPTLVVGAPRDPLHPLALAEQWAAAVPGAVLRTVPARDDDPIGHRARLAELAADFGS
- a CDS encoding MoaD/ThiS family protein, producing the protein MTAPDTTAVRVRLPAHLRTVARIDGELEIRVQGRPTQRTVLDELEARYPKLRGTIRDSVTKKRRPFIRVFACEEDLSHESPDTPLPDAVSTGAEPLLIVGAMAGG